One Papaver somniferum cultivar HN1 chromosome 10, ASM357369v1, whole genome shotgun sequence genomic window carries:
- the LOC113318682 gene encoding vesicle-associated protein 2-2-like isoform X2, whose translation MGPELLKIQPQELKFTFELKKQSMCSVHLVNNLDQYVAFKVKTTSPKRYCVRPNIGIVQPRSTCDFAVTMQAQKITPPDMQCKDKFLVQSTIVPFGTTEENITPSMFAKDNGRYIEENKLRVILISPPHSPVLLPINGSPKQDLTCLDSSVKGPILKEMENYPLLHMCEVAKVSEDLKLSKSAEEFKVVKDVHELKLAEDVQEVKQANDVQYLKQSENVKDFNLEEDVQYINQAENVKDLNLVEEVHGLKMAKNTQELSPDKNVQDLKQTKDVQYLKLDDELKELKPVKDMQEWNLVDVAQEIKLAGDVQDLKLAQEVQDLKQDTDVEKLKLAKDVEELELTVAKLGSMLNKLESKLSEAEATNTKLRKETSTISEEKLTLQQEISMLKTKNGVQNVQKGFPSLFVLMVSLISLVLGFKLSS comes from the exons ATGGGACCAGAGCTATTGAAGATTCAGCCTCAAGAACTCAAGTTTACTT TTGAATTGAAGAAGCAAAGCATGTGCTCAGTTCATCTTGTCAACAACTTGGATCAATATGTGGCCTTCAAG gTTAAAACCACATCTCCCAAGAGATATTGTGTGCGGCCAAACATTGGTATTGTTCAACCAAGGTCTACTTGTGATTTCGCAG TTACTATGCAAGCACAAAAGATAACTCCTCCTGATATGCAATGCAAAGATAAATTCCTTGTTCAGAGCACAATTGTTCCATTTGGAACCACTGAAGAGAACATCACACCTAGCATG TTCGCCAAAGACAACGGAAGATATATTGAAGAGAACAAATTGAGAGTGATCCTCATAAGCCCGCCCCATTCTCCAGTGCTGTTACCAATCAATGGAAGTCCAAAACAGGACCTGACTTGTCTtgattcaagtgtaaagggtcCAATTTTGAAAGAAATGGAAAACTATCCGCTGCTTCATATG TGTGAGGTAGCTAAAGTGTCTGAGGATTTAAAGCTATCTAAGTCCGCGGAAGAGTTCAAAGTAGTGAAGGATGTGCATGAATTGAAACTAGCTGAGGATGTTCAGGAGGTGAAACAAGCGAACGATGTGCAGTATTTGAAGCAATCTGAGAACGTGAAGGATTTTAACCTAGAGGAGGATGTGCAGTACATCAACCAAGCTGAGAATGTGAAGGATTTGAACCTAGTGGAGGAAGTGCACGGATTGAAAATGGCCAAGAATACTCAGGAACTGAGTCCAGATAAGAATGTGCAGGATTTGAAGCAAACCAAGGACGTACAGTATTTGAAACTGGATGATGAGTTGAAGGAGTTAAAACCAGTGAAGGATATGCAAGAGTGGAATCTGGTTGATGTTGCTCAAGAGATCAAGCTAGCTGGTGATGTTCAGGATTTGAAGCTGGCCCAGGAAGTTCAGGACTTGAAACAAGACACGGATGTAGAAAAGTTGAAATTAGCCAAGGACGTGGAGGAGTTGGAGTTAACTGTAGCGAAGTTGGGATCAATGTTAAACAAATTGGAGTCCAAGCTAAGTGAG GCTGAAGCTACCAACACAAAGTTAAGAAAAGAGACTAGTACAATTAGTGAAGAGAAGCTAACTTTACAACAAGAAATT AGCATGTTAAAAACGAAGAATGGTGTACAAAACGTTCAAAAGGGTTTCCCTTCTCTCTTTGTTTTGATGGTCTCACTAATAAGTCTGGTACTTGGATTCAAACTAAGCTCTTAG
- the LOC113318682 gene encoding vesicle-associated protein 2-2-like isoform X1: MGPELLKIQPQELKFTYFLMFHKVILILLPLFLVELKKQSMCSVHLVNNLDQYVAFKVKTTSPKRYCVRPNIGIVQPRSTCDFAVTMQAQKITPPDMQCKDKFLVQSTIVPFGTTEENITPSMFAKDNGRYIEENKLRVILISPPHSPVLLPINGSPKQDLTCLDSSVKGPILKEMENYPLLHMCEVAKVSEDLKLSKSAEEFKVVKDVHELKLAEDVQEVKQANDVQYLKQSENVKDFNLEEDVQYINQAENVKDLNLVEEVHGLKMAKNTQELSPDKNVQDLKQTKDVQYLKLDDELKELKPVKDMQEWNLVDVAQEIKLAGDVQDLKLAQEVQDLKQDTDVEKLKLAKDVEELELTVAKLGSMLNKLESKLSEAEATNTKLRKETSTISEEKLTLQQEISMLKTKNGVQNVQKGFPSLFVLMVSLISLVLGFKLSS, translated from the exons ATGGGACCAGAGCTATTGAAGATTCAGCCTCAAGAACTCAAGTTTACTT ACTTTTTGATGTTTCACAAGGTTATTCTGATACTACTTCCTCTCTTTCTAGTTGAATTGAAGAAGCAAAGCATGTGCTCAGTTCATCTTGTCAACAACTTGGATCAATATGTGGCCTTCAAG gTTAAAACCACATCTCCCAAGAGATATTGTGTGCGGCCAAACATTGGTATTGTTCAACCAAGGTCTACTTGTGATTTCGCAG TTACTATGCAAGCACAAAAGATAACTCCTCCTGATATGCAATGCAAAGATAAATTCCTTGTTCAGAGCACAATTGTTCCATTTGGAACCACTGAAGAGAACATCACACCTAGCATG TTCGCCAAAGACAACGGAAGATATATTGAAGAGAACAAATTGAGAGTGATCCTCATAAGCCCGCCCCATTCTCCAGTGCTGTTACCAATCAATGGAAGTCCAAAACAGGACCTGACTTGTCTtgattcaagtgtaaagggtcCAATTTTGAAAGAAATGGAAAACTATCCGCTGCTTCATATG TGTGAGGTAGCTAAAGTGTCTGAGGATTTAAAGCTATCTAAGTCCGCGGAAGAGTTCAAAGTAGTGAAGGATGTGCATGAATTGAAACTAGCTGAGGATGTTCAGGAGGTGAAACAAGCGAACGATGTGCAGTATTTGAAGCAATCTGAGAACGTGAAGGATTTTAACCTAGAGGAGGATGTGCAGTACATCAACCAAGCTGAGAATGTGAAGGATTTGAACCTAGTGGAGGAAGTGCACGGATTGAAAATGGCCAAGAATACTCAGGAACTGAGTCCAGATAAGAATGTGCAGGATTTGAAGCAAACCAAGGACGTACAGTATTTGAAACTGGATGATGAGTTGAAGGAGTTAAAACCAGTGAAGGATATGCAAGAGTGGAATCTGGTTGATGTTGCTCAAGAGATCAAGCTAGCTGGTGATGTTCAGGATTTGAAGCTGGCCCAGGAAGTTCAGGACTTGAAACAAGACACGGATGTAGAAAAGTTGAAATTAGCCAAGGACGTGGAGGAGTTGGAGTTAACTGTAGCGAAGTTGGGATCAATGTTAAACAAATTGGAGTCCAAGCTAAGTGAG GCTGAAGCTACCAACACAAAGTTAAGAAAAGAGACTAGTACAATTAGTGAAGAGAAGCTAACTTTACAACAAGAAATT AGCATGTTAAAAACGAAGAATGGTGTACAAAACGTTCAAAAGGGTTTCCCTTCTCTCTTTGTTTTGATGGTCTCACTAATAAGTCTGGTACTTGGATTCAAACTAAGCTCTTAG
- the LOC113317435 gene encoding enhancer of translation termination 1-like, whose amino-acid sequence MAEDSPVREIENDSADSYEEEEEEEEEEEEEEVVKALEVEVKQMAKSILDYRQTLPDQLKKSLATLLVAQRPSLVEPIEEDFPSPRTSQTLVPGILGPAGSANQDGAESLESGKVALLAEDDPETARKILQLKAKVSSNVAALPIVLKRVNDCISKIDNLGTYDANLFPGFKRKKM is encoded by the exons ATGGCGGAAGATTCTCCTGTCCGTGAGATTGAAAATGACAGTGCAGATAGttatgaggaggaggaggaggaggaggaggaggaggaagaggaggaggttgTAAAAGCTTTGGAGGTGGAAGTAAAGCAAATGGCTAAATCAATACTCGATTACCGTCAAACCCTCCCTGATCAGTTGAAGAAATCACTTGCCACTCTCCTTGTTGCACAGAGACCATCGTTAGTAGAACCTATTGAAGAGGATTTTCCTTCTCCGCGTACATCTCAGACGCTCGTGCCTGGGATATTAGGTCCAGCTGGCTCTGCAAACCAAG ATGGCGCAGAGAGTTTGGAGTCAGGTAAAGTAGCATTACTAGCAGAAGACGATCCCGAAACTGCAAGGAAGATATTGCAGCTTAAAGCCAAGGTTTCTAGCAATGTTGCTGCTCTGCCCATAGTTTTAAAGAGAGTGAATGACTGTATTTCGAAGATAGATAATCTTGGTACGTATGATGCTAACCTTTTTCCTGGTTTTAAAAGGAAAAAGATGTAA